In a single window of the Candidatus Kaiserbacteria bacterium genome:
- the nth gene encoding endonuclease III gives MNVILRTLYPNPKIALNHSTTWELLVAVILSAQCTDARVNRVTKTLFVSYPHIEEYARAPQHEMEKAVFQCGFYRNKAKHIREAAQMLISDFKGEVPRTMEELLLLPGVARKTANVMLSNAFGIHEGIAVDTHVRRFAIRFDLSDYTDPKRIEQDLMEIMPMSEWWGFNHRLVHYGRDYCPARKHVCTAHSLTIVYPQAEKVWPKAH, from the coding sequence ATGAATGTGATACTCCGCACGCTGTATCCCAATCCTAAAATTGCACTCAATCACAGCACCACATGGGAACTGCTTGTCGCGGTCATACTTTCCGCACAATGTACGGATGCTCGGGTGAATCGGGTGACGAAAACACTCTTTGTTTCGTATCCGCATATTGAAGAGTATGCGCGTGCTCCACAGCACGAGATGGAAAAAGCAGTTTTTCAATGTGGCTTTTATCGCAATAAGGCAAAGCATATTCGAGAGGCGGCACAGATGCTCATCAGTGATTTTAAGGGTGAGGTACCACGCACTATGGAAGAGCTTCTTTTGCTCCCAGGGGTTGCGCGCAAAACCGCAAACGTAATGCTCTCAAACGCATTTGGCATACACGAGGGTATTGCTGTTGATACACACGTGCGTCGTTTTGCAATTCGTTTTGACCTCTCTGACTACACTGACCCAAAGCGAATTGAGCAGGATTTGATGGAAATCATGCCTATGTCCGAGTGGTGGGGATTCAATCATCGGCTCGTACATTATGGGCGGGATTATTGTCCTGCACGGAAGCACGTATGCACCGCACATTCCCTCACTATAGTGTATCCTCAGGCAGAAAAAGTATGGCCAAAAGCTCATTAA